A stretch of DNA from Methylogaea oryzae:
CCGCCGCGCTGGCGCGGCTCGGCGCATACGCGCGCGAGGGATACGCCGGCCACGCGGCGCTGGCGTTCCAGTATGCGGACAAGGGGCAGCAATTGGCTTTGGCCGTGCAACGTCTGGCCCATCAGCGCCAGCATTATTTCGATACCGGCAAGGACAGTAATCGCGACGCGCTGCTGGCCGCGCAAGCCGAAATCCAGACGCTGGTGACGGAGTTGGATTCCCTGCCGCGCCTGGGCGTCATGACCAAGGCGGACCAGGGCGAGGACGACTTGGTGGGGGGGGGGCAGCAGCGGGAGCCGGTGGAGAAAGGCCAGGAAATCGTCGGGGACCTGGCCTCTCTGGCCAAGCGCTATCCCTTGGAGCTCGAGCGTACCATCGCCCAGCGCTCGGCCGTTACCGCCAGCCGCGAGAAAGTCCAGGCTTTGTTGGGCGGTTTGCAGGAACAAATCGCCGCTGGGCGCGACACCATGCACGGCGTGCACAACACCATTCAAACCCGCATTCAATGGGGGCTGGCGGCATTTGTGATGCTGATCGTCGCCATAGCCGCCGCTATCGCCCACATGCAGCGGCAAATCCTGCTGTCCATCGGCGGCCTTATGGATTATTTCGCGCAACTCGCCACGGGCGACTTCCGTAAAGCGCCAGACGTGGACACGCCGTTGGTGGAAATCCGCGCCCTGGCGGAGTCTGCCGAGCGGTTGCGCGGTTACTTGCTGCGCATGATCGCCGACATGCGCACGGCGTCCGAGGACGTGAGCCTGGTGAGCGGCGACATCAACAGCACCGCGGAGCACATAGAGCAGGGAAACGTGCACCAGGAACAGCAAAGCCGCGAGGTGGCCGCTTCGGTGACGCTGCTGACCCATTCCATCAGTGAAGTGGCGGACAACGCCGGCCAAGCGGCCGAGGCCGCGGCCGACGGCGCCTTGGCGGTGGAGCAATGCGGCGTGCAAATGGACGCGGCCCTGCAGCGCATGAATCAGTTGGCGGGAGAAGTGGAGCGCACAGCCACCGCCATTTCCCGCTTGCAGGAAGATTCTCGCAGTATCGAGGCGGTGCTGGGGGTTATTCAAAGCGTGGCGGAGCAAACCAATTTACTGGCGCTTAACGCCGCTATCGAAGCGGCCCGGGCCGGCGAACATGGCCGCGGCTTCGCCGTGGTGGCCGACGAAGTGCGCCAATTGGCGCAACGCACGACTCGTTCCGCAGCCGAAATCCAGAACATCGTGCAAAACGTATTCGAGGCGGCGCAAGGCGCCGTTGCTGCCATGGAGGGACAGCGCGCGGAAGCCGACACCACCGTGGCGCAAACC
This window harbors:
- a CDS encoding methyl-accepting chemotaxis protein, translated to MRIAAVTRLTGFTLILVCAALACLGYLGIARLDEPYRLTSDYYDLKDDLSVRIRGLIDAYLATGDAMRLQEAGNAMGSLIEQRLSLLPEETAAGIRPHAEALRQALDTDLRASGKLSGDSQGLLLNAERELAAALARLGAYAREGYAGHAALAFQYADKGQQLALAVQRLAHQRQHYFDTGKDSNRDALLAAQAEIQTLVTELDSLPRLGVMTKADQGEDDLVGGGQQREPVEKGQEIVGDLASLAKRYPLELERTIAQRSAVTASREKVQALLGGLQEQIAAGRDTMHGVHNTIQTRIQWGLAAFVMLIVAIAAAIAHMQRQILLSIGGLMDYFAQLATGDFRKAPDVDTPLVEIRALAESAERLRGYLLRMIADMRTASEDVSLVSGDINSTAEHIEQGNVHQEQQSREVAASVTLLTHSISEVADNAGQAAEAAADGALAVEQCGVQMDAALQRMNQLAGEVERTATAISRLQEDSRSIEAVLGVIQSVAEQTNLLALNAAIEAARAGEHGRGFAVVADEVRQLAQRTTRSAAEIQNIVQNVFEAAQGAVAAMEGQRAEADTTVAQTRLAHEDLGRVVETMARVRVLNADIAVYTQRQVAEIATIDSSLAVMAGAMEITSQQARNAKGSSQHLMQVSDRLARLVTQFRVGADMLETGGTNPESPAQMERARHHSHQDGHPKHSYTDSSRAHGKHHQESLAAIAVGE